The sequence below is a genomic window from Cryobacterium arcticum.
TTCGTCGCGGTCTCCCACACGGCGTAGCCGAACGACGCCGCCACGACGACGACGGCGACCGCGCCGAGCAGACGGCGGCCGCGCGCACGGTCGCGCCCCGACCCGCGTCCGCGCCGGCTCGCCGCGCCGAGCGCCACGATCAGCAGCACCGGCCAGAGCAGGTAGAACTGCTCCTCCACCGACAGCGACCAGTAGTGCTGCAGCACCGATGCGGGCGCAGTGGCGTGGAAATAGTCGGTGCCGACGGCCGTGAACCGCCAGTTGGCGGCGAAGAAGAGGGCCGAGAGCGCATCCCAGGCGGTGGAGAGCGCCCGGGTCTGGTTGAACAGGACGAAGCCGAGGGCGGTCGTGACCGCCAGCACAGCCGCCGCGGCCGGCAGGATGCGGCGGAGCCGGTTGCCGTAGAAGGTGCGCAGGGAGATGCGCCCGGTGCGCTCATGTTCGCGCAGCAGGACGCCGGTGATGAGGAAGCCGGAGATGACGAAGAAGATGTCGACGCCCGCGAAGCCGCCGCCCGGCCAGACGATGACGTGATCCAGGATGACGGCGATGACCGCGAGGGCCCGCAGGCCCTGGATGTCCCGACGGCGGCCTGACGTCCTCTTCTGCGATGCAGCGGGGCGGGGCGGGGTCGCGCCAGGCGAGTTGGCGCCGGGCGAGGGGGCGGGTGCCGCCGGATGAGTGTCCAGGGGGCGGGGAATGGACTTGTGGGCTCCTGCTCCTGCTCCGGCCGTGGACCCTGGGGTAGCCGTGGTCGTGACGATGCGGTTGAGCGGAGTGCCGGGTCGGGACAGGCCCGGCCGTGACGTGCCAGGCCGAGATGGTCCTGGTCGGGAAGAGTCAGGCCTGGAGGGAGTCGGCGGGGAAGCCGGCTGCGAGGGGTCCGGCAGCGACGGATTCGTTCGTGGATCCCGGCCTGGGGCGGCGCCGGTGTTTTTTGGGTCGTTCCCTGCCGTGCCGTTCCCCGATGTCACACGTCCCCCAGCTTTCGAACCGCTGACGAGCCTACAGCGCGAACGGCACCGTGCCGCGTACGGGGGAGTGACGTCGTGCGGGTTGCCGGGCAGACATTCCGCTCAGACCGACCGCAGGGTCGCGCGGCGCCGGTTCACAGTGGGCGCCGGTTCAGACGGTGGCGCCGGCCGGTTCGACTTCGTGGCGCAACGGAGCATCCGTCGGGGAGGTCGCATCAGCGCTCGACTGGGGGTTCAGCTCTGCCCGCAGCGGCCAGTCTTGGCCGTCCAGGATGATCTGGGCGCATCGGCCGGTGCTCGCGTTCACCACGATGGGCGCCATCAGGTTGACCGTCGTGCCGGTCTCGCCCGGGTTGGTGACCACGAGAACCAGGGCCTGGTCGGGGGTCGCCAGGTCGAGGGAGCGCGCGTGCTCATCGGAGATGACCGGGGTGTACTGCGGCAGGTAGATCGACGCATCCAGCACGAAAAGCCGGGTGTGCTCGTCTTCGGCGGACTGCAGGGCGAACAGCCCGGCTGCACCGGCGATCTCGCGCAGCCGGAAGTCGGTGAGCGGGGCCAGCCCGGGAGGCGGTGAGACAAAACTGAGCGAGGCGGTCATCGGAGGAAGTCCATCAGGGTCGGCTGGATCACGCGGGCGGTCACGGAGAGGGCCGATTGGTAGGCCACCTCCTGGAGCTTGAGGTCGATGATGACGGTGGCCAGGTCGACGTCCTCGAGCTGCACGCGCTGCGCCTCGAGGGTGCCTTTCTGCGTGACGAGCGAGGCGGCCGCGGTCTCGATGCGGCTCTGCCGGGCGCCGGCCTCGGCGCGGGCGCCGATGATGGTCGTGAGGTGGGCGTCGATGTCGCCCAGGTGCACCGACACGGACACTGCAGGATCTGTGCTTCGCAGCGCGGCCGAGACCTGGTCGAGCAACGCGAAGAGCGAACCGTCGCCGATGCCGGTACCGGCGCCGGTACCGAATATGGCGGCGCCGTCGGCGTCCACCCGCACGGTGGTGTCGGCTCCCACCCGCCGATCCACCGGCACCGAGGTGCCGGCGCTGACGGTGTACGGCGGCTCGGAGCCGACCGCGGAACGGGCATCCGAGTTGCCGGCGAAGACCGACCGCCCCAGGTAGCTGGCGTTGGCCTGACCGAGCAGGTCTTTCTTGAGGCCGTCGATCTGCACGGCGATGGCCTCCTTGGCCGCCGGCGTCATGGTTCCGGCGTTACTTCCCTGCACGGCGAGGTCGCGCACCTTGGTGAGGAGCTTGGTGCTCTCATCGAGCGCGCCGTCGATCGTGGTGAGCCAGCCTGCGCCGTTGTCGGCGTTGCGGGTGTACTGGGCGGTGGCACGCTGTTCGGCGCGCACGGCCATGGCGTTCGCCGCCCGCGCGGGGTCGTCGGATGCCCGGCTGATGGTCTTCAGCGACGTGGACTGCTCTTGCAATTGAGCGAGACGCTGGGCGCTGGCCTGCAGATTGGCCTGCGCGGCGCGCATCTGGGTGGTGCTGGTCACTCGGGAGATCATCGGTTACCTTCCCACCAGTCCGGTGCGGTTGATCAGGGTGTCGAGCATCTCGTCCACGGCCGTCATCACCCGGGCAGCACCCTGGTAGGCGTGCTGGAAGGTCAGCAGGTTGACGTTCTCCTCGTCGATGTCCACCGAGGAGTTGGACAGCTGCAGGGTGACGGCGGCGGAGGCTGAGGAGTTCGAGGCGGATGCCTGCGCGAGTTCGATGCCCGTCTCGACGCCGAGCTTGGTGACGAAGGCCGTCCAGATGGCGTTGGGGGAGGTGATCGGGGCGCCGTTCTTGTCCGCCGCGTTGGACGTGCCCAGTTGGGCGATCTTGTCGGCGTTAATGCCGTTCAAGGCTCCGTCCCCGGGTGTGCCTGCGGCGACACCTTTGACGGTCGTGGGGACGACGAATAACGTCAGCGCGGCAGCGCCCTCCGTGTAGTGGAAGAACTCCAGACCCGTCTCGCCGGTACTTGTGGCGCCGGTCAGGTGCAGGTCATTGACCGAGTCGGCCAGCTTCTTGGCGAAGTCGTTGTACGACGCCGCGACCTCGGCCAGGGCCCCGCCGGTGTGCGTGCCATTCGCCGGGCCGAGAAGTGAGAGCGCGCCGGCGAGTTCGCCGCCATCCACCGCCACGGGCACGCCGGGATGGTGCGCCCACTCCAACTGCACCGGGGTGTACGTCACCGGGTTGCTACCGGGCACCGAGGCCGCCGCCAGCGATGCCGGGCCGGTCACGGTGAGCTTCTGCACGTCGGAGCCGGACACCAGGATGTTGCCGCCGATCAGCACATCGACCGTGCCGTTCGCCTGGGCTCGCACGCTCGCGCCGGTGATCGCGGCGATCGTGGTGGTGAGAGCGTCGCGTTTGTCGATGAGTTCGTTGGCGGACCCGCCCGAGGCGATGGTCTGGCGGATGATGCCGTTCAGGGCGGCGACCTGGGCCGCGGCGCCGTTGACCTCGGTGACGAGGGCATCCGCGCTCGTGCGCACCGCCGACCATTCGTCCGTGACGGCGCGATAGCCCGCGTTGATCTGCGTGGTCACCTGGCCGGCCTCGCCGAGCAGGAGTCCGGCCGCCGCGGACGGGTCGGAGGCGTTGGACAGCTCGTGCCAGGCCGCCCAGAACTCCTGCAGCTGGGTGGACAGCCCGGCTTTGCCAGGTTCCTGCAGCGAGTTCTCCACCGAACCGAGGGCGTTGGCGCGCACTGCCGTGTACCCGGCGGTCGCTGCGGTCGCCCGCACCTTGGCATCGAGGGTGGCGTTGCCGAGGCGCGAGATTCCGTCGACCGAGACACCGGCTCCGGGTGTGGCGCCCCAGGCAACCAGGCCGGCGCGGGCGGCGGCATTGGTCGCCGACGTCGTGACCCGCTGGCGGGTGTAGCCCTCAGTGTTGACGTTGGCCATGTTCTGCCCCACGACATCGAGGCCGGCGCGGGCGGCGACCAGCCCGGAGTACGCGGTGTTGAGTCCGCCGAAGGTGCTCACGAGGTCGTCACTGTCTTCATCTCACGTCTCACAGGCTCTGGTCGAAGAGTCGGGCACCGGTGGTCGGGGCGCCAGAGGCGCCGCGGGAGTCATAGGTCGTGGCCTGCGCATCCGTGCCGGCCAGCGATTCCTGGGTGTACCGGGCGGCCGAGCGCAGGAACTGCTCGTTCACGTCGCGAAGGTTGCGGATCTGGCCGATCAAGTCGGTCATGGCGGCCAGATGGGCGCTGAAGATGTCGGACCAGGGCCCAGGGGGAGCCTGCTCGACGAGCTCCCGGAGGGTGGCGTCCTGCGGAGTTCCCCACTCCAGGGCGACCGCGGCGACCTCCACCGACCGGCCGAGCCCCGCCTCGCGTACGAGCTCGAGAACCTGTTCGACCTCGCGGGTCGCATGCTGCACCCAGCGCGAGCGACCTGCGCTCAGCAGGAGTTGTTCCTCGTCGAGCTTGAAGACCAGCAGCTCGAGAAGCTCGCGTTCCCGCCAGAGCAGCGCGGACAGTTCATTGGCACCCACGTCGTCACTGCCTTTCCGCCTGCTGGCTCGTTGCTCTATCGTACGATTCCCTGTCCGTTCGAGAGCACTATCGGCCGGGTGCGGCCCGTCGTTAGGCCCGCAGGACTCTTTTCGTCGCCTTCGCGGGCTACCGTGTCCTCCTAAATGAGGACAGCCGCAGCCCCGGACTGGGGGCAGTTCGAGCGTGGAATCGCCGGGCGTGTTCGTTAGCGTGATAGCAGGCGAAAGCCCCCGGAAAAGGACCCGAATCCCTGCTCTGGGCGGATTTCCGTCTTCACGTCAGACGACTCTCCACCCTGCTTACCCGGCTGCATTTCCCCGTTTCAGGTCCATGTCCCATCGCCGCATAAGCACGCGCGCACCCGCCAGGAGGGTAAGTCGTTGAACCGTTCCGAACGCAACAACCTCGTGGTCGAGAACCTGCCGCTCGTCGGCTACCTCGTCTCCGAAGTGTGGGCCAAGGCCCGCCACCTCTCCCGTGACGACCTCGCCTCGGCGGGCGCGCTGGCCCTGATCACCTCCGCGGATGCGTTCGACGCCTCGCTCGGCGTGCCGTTCGGAGCTTTCGCCCGGCGCCGGATCATCGGTGCCTTCGCCGATGAGATGCGCTCGAACGACTGGGCCACCCGGATGGCGCGCCGCCGGATCAAGGAGACCCGCCAGGTGCAGGAGACCCTCGCCTCGGCCCTCGGCCGCAGCGCCACGGTCGACGAGGTCGCTGCCGCGCTGGGTGTCGACCGGGAGACCGCCCTGGCCGGGCTGGCCGACTCCGACCGCACTCTCACTGCCCTCGACGACACCACCGCAGAGTTCCTCGTTGCCGACACCGTGCTGCCGGAGGAGTCCCTGCTCTCCGCCGAGCGTCTCGCCTACCTCCGGGCCGCCGTGGTGGCACTGCCCGAGCGCATGCGCCTGATCGTGGAGCAGGTGTACTTCGAGGACCGGTCCGTCAAGGACATCGCCGCCGACCTGGGCATCACCCACTCGGCGGTGTCCCAGCAACGCTCCGAGGCCATCCGGCTGCTTCGCGACGGCCTGGGCACGCATTACGCGGACGACGCCGAGCGGGAGTACACGCCGGAATCCACCGTGGCGCCGGCCAGACGGAGCGCTTACCTTTCGCGGCTGGCCGACCAGGCGATGCTCGGCATGGCCCACATGGCGCATGACCGGCTGCCGGATGCGCAAGCCTCGATCTCCGCCACCGACGCGCTGGCCGGGGTCACCGACATCGCCCGGGCCCAGGGAATCACGTTCGGTACCCGCGAACTTTTCTCCAGCAACGGCTAACGCTCTGCGGGGTCGAGGCCGATAGGTCTCAGTGTCAGCCCATGGATGGGCCGGCGAACACGACCCAATCACGGAGGAACACATCATGGGTATGCAGATCAACACCAACCTCGCGGCCAACAACACCTACCGCAACCTGGCCTCGACCCAGACCGACATGGCCAAGTCGCTCGAACGCCTCTCCAGCGGCCTCCGCATCAACCGCGCAGCGGATGACGCGGCCGGCCTGGCCATCTCCGAGGGACTGAAGTCGCAGGTCGGTGGCCTCACGGTCGCCAGCCGCAACGCCCAGGACGGCATCTCGGTCATCCAGACCGCTGAAGGTTCGCTGAGCGAGGTGCAGACCATTCTGCAGCGCGTTCGTGACCTCGCCGTCCAGGCCGGTAACGACTCGAACAACGCCAAGTCCCGCGACGCCATCACGACTGAAGTCAAGCAGCTGACGACGGAACTCACGCGGATCAGCGCGTCGACCAACTTCAACGGCACACAGCTCCTCGACGGTTCCAAGGCGTCGCTGAGCTTCCAGGTCGGTGCCAACGCCGACTCCAGCAGCCAGATCCAGGTGAGCCTCACGGGTGCCAACGTCAAGGGCATCGCCGCCGCACTCACCGTCGGATCCGCCGGCGCCGTCAGCGCAGTGGACACCCCCACCCTGGTGACCGGTACGGCATCCTTCTCGGTCACGGATGCCGCCGGTGGAGTCAGTACCGTCACGACTGCGAGCCTCGGCGCAGCGGGTTCCATGAAGACCGTCCAGAGTGTTGCTGATGCGCTCAACAAGGACACCTCCTTCAAGAGCAAGCTGACCGCCTCCGTCGACGCGGACAACAAACTGGTTGTCAGCTCGAACACCGGCGGAATCGTCGTCGGTGGCGCCACGGCCGGAACCCACGCGTCTGCCGGTACCGGCTTCACCCTCAGCACTGCCGGTGCAGCAGGCGCACTCGACTTCTCGACCGCCGCTGGGGCGGCAGCGGCTCTGACTGCGGTGGACACGCAGATCACGGCCGTTTCCACTGCGCGCGCCGACATGGGTGCTGCACAGAACCGGTTCGAGAGCGTCATCCGCAACCTGGCCGTCTCCAAGGAAAACCTCACCGCTGCCGGCTCGCGTATCCGCGACACCGACATGGCCGAGGAAATGGTCAAGTACACCCGCTCCAGCATCCTGTCGCAGGCCGGTACCGCCATGCTCGCGCAGGCGAACCAGTCCAACCAGGGCGTCCTGACGCTGCTGCGCTAGATCACGGACCAACGACAGCCCGGGTGAACCGGGCGGCCGATTGACCGAGAATCGGCCGGTGGCGAGCACAACCTGAACTGGACCTCAGGATGAGCACGCCGCCGGCCACTCGTCGTCGGCCCCGATTAAGACCAGGCATCGCAGCACAAGCCGAAGACACACTGACGAGGGGACGGAAGGCGCCATGGGACTCTCCATCGATGGTCTGATCAGCGGCCAGGACACCACGACCCTGATCAACAACCTCATCGCGGTCGAGGCGATTCCGCAGACCCTGCTCAAGGGCAAGGTCACCGCCGCCCAGAGCTACACCACCGCCGTTCAGGGGTTGAACACCCAGGTCGCCACGCTCGCCGACGCCGCAACCAAGGCGGCCAAGCCCGCCAGCTACGACCTCTACAAAGCCACCAGCAGTTCCAGCCAGGTCACCGCAACCACGAGCGCAGGGGCCGCGCCCGGCGTCGTCGACGTCACCGTGGGCCGGCTCGCCCAGAACCAGGTGACGGTCACCGGGCCCGTCTCGACCTGGCCCGACGCCACCCTCACGCTTACCAACGCTGCCGGAAAAGCGACCGTGATCACGCCGGCCTCCGATTCCCTGGACGACGTCGTCACCGCGGTCAACGCGGCCGGACTCGGCATCACCGCCACCAAGGTCGCCGTGGGCGCCGGCGCCTTCCGCGTGCAGTTCAGCAGTGCGGCCCCCGGCGCAGCCAATGGCTTCACCGTGACCGGCGGCACGGTTCCGACCACCCAGGTCAAGGCCGCCCAGGACGCCCAGGTGACCCTCTGGGCCGGCACCAGCGCCGAACAGGCGATCACCTCGAGCAGCAACACCTTCACCAACCTGCTGCCCGGCCTGGATGTGACCGTCAGCGTGGTCTCCACCACGCCGGTCACGCTCACGGTTGCCCGAGACGATACCGCCATCACCACCATGGCCAGTGGCCTGGTGACCGGCCTGAACAACATCTTCGCGGTCATCACCAACCGGTCCGCCGTGTCGACCACCACCGACTCCACGGGCAAGCCCGTCACCTCCGCCGGGGTCTTCGCCGGCGACAGCACGATCCGCACGGTCAACCAGAACCTGATCACGGCGGCGTCCATGCCGGTCAACGGGCACTCCCCGTCGGAGATCGGCATCAGCATCACGAAATCAGGCACGCTGGAGTTCGACCAGGGAAAGTTCGCCGCGGCCCTGGCCAAGGACCCCGCCGGCACCATGAAGACTGTGCAGGAGATCGCCGGCCGGGTCGCGACTGCCGCCGCCGCCGCATCCGACAAGTACGACGGCACCCTCACGGCCACCATCACCAGCCAAGAATCCCAGGTGAAAACAATGGGATTGGAGATCACCGATTGGGATCTCAGGCTGACCGCCAAGCGCAGCTCGTTGGAACGCACGTACACCGCCATGGAATCCCGCCTGGGCGAGCTCAAGTCCCAATCGTCCTGGCTCACTTCGCAAATTGCTTCGCTGCTGCCCGCCTACACAGGAGGTTCGTCGTCATGATGACACCGACAGAATTCCCAGCGTTGTTCACCCCGGTGAGCACAGGGCTTCCCACGTCCACGGCCGGGGCCCAGGCCCGCCGGGCCCAGCTCAACCGGGAGGCCGTGCTGTCGGCCACACCCGTGCGGCTGCTCACGATGCTCTATGACAGGCTGATGCTCGACCTCGACCGCACCGAAGCGGCCCAGGTGAGCGAGAACTGGCCGCTGGCCTCCGAGAACCTGCTGCACGCCCAGGCCATCGTCGACGAGCTCACCACCTCGCTGAACGTCACGGCGTGGGACGGTGCCGACGGCCTGCTCGCCGTCTACACCTACGTGTCCAATGCCCTGATCGGTGCGAACATCCACCGCGACGTGACCCGCACCCGCGAGAGCATCGTGCTGCTGGAGCCGCTGCGTCAGGCCTGGCACGAGGCCGCCGCCGCACTGCCCGCACCGCAGACCGCGCCCAGCGGGGAGGGATACCGTGGAGTCGCCTAACCTCCCGCCGAGCGGCGCTCCGTCGACCGGCGTGCCCGCCAACAGCGTCCACTCCAGCAGCGCCCGGCCGCACGGCAGCGCCGCCGGTACCGACCAGCGCGCCATTCCCAAGACCAGCCCGTCCGAATGGATCAAGGTGCTTGACGACCTGGAGGCCAGCCTCGGCAGCGGCGCCAGGGACGCCGTGCTCTCGGCCCAGGGCGGCACGCTCGTCACCGGTGTGCAGTGGCGGGCGCCGGAGCTCCTCGGGCAGCTCCCGCGCGAGCTCGAGGAACGGGCCCGGCTGCTGCTGGCCGGTCAGCTCGAGCTGATCCGCGAGATCGAGGATGCGCGGCGCTCGGCCGGCGCCCACCTCGCGGCCGTGCGCACCATCCTCTCGACACACCCGTCCGACCACCCCGTCTACCTCGACATCGCGGGCTGACCGGCCAGCGGGAACGATTTTCGGCCAAGCCCTAACGAAGCGTCATAGAACGCCGATAGCTACTGATGAGCACGGATCGCTCACCCCAGGCCACGGATCGGCCGTTCGGCACCCTGACGACGAAACGGGCATCCGCGTGATCGAATCCGTGACCAGCGCAGCGCTCTCCAGCGCCCTCGACGGGCTGGCGCTGCGCCAGCGCACCATCGCCAACAACATCGCCAACGTCAACACCCCCGGCTATCACGCCCAGCGGGTCTCGTTCGAAACCGCCCTCGCCGCATCGGTGCGTGACGGAGACGGGCACACGAGTGCGTCCACGGCGCGCTCCCTCGAGCCCACCCGGCTGGACGGCAACAACGTCAACCTCGACACCGAGACCGTCTCCAACATCGACACCGTGCTGCGCTACCAGTTCGCCGCGCAGGCCGCCGCCGGTGCCGACTCCAAGATGCGCGCCGCGCTGCGGACCAGCTGATGGGTCTCGACGCCCTGGGCATCGCCGGCACCGGCCTCACGCTGCACCGCAAGTGGCTCGACGCCGTCGCCGACAACATCGCGAATGCGAACACGGTCACCGCCACGTCGGGGGATGCCTTCCAAGCTCGGTACATCGTCGCCCAGGAGGGTGCGGGCACCACGGGCG
It includes:
- a CDS encoding flagellar assembly protein FliW; the protein is MTASLSFVSPPPGLAPLTDFRLREIAGAAGLFALQSAEDEHTRLFVLDASIYLPQYTPVISDEHARSLDLATPDQALVLVVTNPGETGTTVNLMAPIVVNASTGRCAQIILDGQDWPLRAELNPQSSADATSPTDAPLRHEVEPAGATV
- a CDS encoding flagellin, which gives rise to MTSTTQMRAAQANLQASAQRLAQLQEQSTSLKTISRASDDPARAANAMAVRAEQRATAQYTRNADNGAGWLTTIDGALDESTKLLTKVRDLAVQGSNAGTMTPAAKEAIAVQIDGLKKDLLGQANASYLGRSVFAGNSDARSAVGSEPPYTVSAGTSVPVDRRVGADTTVRVDADGAAIFGTGAGTGIGDGSLFALLDQVSAALRSTDPAVSVSVHLGDIDAHLTTIIGARAEAGARQSRIETAAASLVTQKGTLEAQRVQLEDVDLATVIIDLKLQEVAYQSALSVTARVIQPTLMDFLR
- a CDS encoding sigma-70 family RNA polymerase sigma factor codes for the protein MNRSERNNLVVENLPLVGYLVSEVWAKARHLSRDDLASAGALALITSADAFDASLGVPFGAFARRRIIGAFADEMRSNDWATRMARRRIKETRQVQETLASALGRSATVDEVAAALGVDRETALAGLADSDRTLTALDDTTAEFLVADTVLPEESLLSAERLAYLRAAVVALPERMRLIVEQVYFEDRSVKDIAADLGITHSAVSQQRSEAIRLLRDGLGTHYADDAEREYTPESTVAPARRSAYLSRLADQAMLGMAHMAHDRLPDAQASISATDALAGVTDIARAQGITFGTRELFSSNG
- the flgB gene encoding flagellar basal body rod protein FlgB; protein product: MIESVTSAALSSALDGLALRQRTIANNIANVNTPGYHAQRVSFETALAASVRDGDGHTSASTARSLEPTRLDGNNVNLDTETVSNIDTVLRYQFAAQAAAGADSKMRAALRTS
- a CDS encoding flagellar protein FlgN; translated protein: MGANELSALLWRERELLELLVFKLDEEQLLLSAGRSRWVQHATREVEQVLELVREAGLGRSVEVAAVALEWGTPQDATLRELVEQAPPGPWSDIFSAHLAAMTDLIGQIRNLRDVNEQFLRSAARYTQESLAGTDAQATTYDSRGASGAPTTGARLFDQSL
- a CDS encoding flagellin — protein: MGMQINTNLAANNTYRNLASTQTDMAKSLERLSSGLRINRAADDAAGLAISEGLKSQVGGLTVASRNAQDGISVIQTAEGSLSEVQTILQRVRDLAVQAGNDSNNAKSRDAITTEVKQLTTELTRISASTNFNGTQLLDGSKASLSFQVGANADSSSQIQVSLTGANVKGIAAALTVGSAGAVSAVDTPTLVTGTASFSVTDAAGGVSTVTTASLGAAGSMKTVQSVADALNKDTSFKSKLTASVDADNKLVVSSNTGGIVVGGATAGTHASAGTGFTLSTAGAAGALDFSTAAGAAAALTAVDTQITAVSTARADMGAAQNRFESVIRNLAVSKENLTAAGSRIRDTDMAEEMVKYTRSSILSQAGTAMLAQANQSNQGVLTLLR
- the fliS gene encoding flagellar export chaperone FliS; protein product: MMTPTEFPALFTPVSTGLPTSTAGAQARRAQLNREAVLSATPVRLLTMLYDRLMLDLDRTEAAQVSENWPLASENLLHAQAIVDELTTSLNVTAWDGADGLLAVYTYVSNALIGANIHRDVTRTRESIVLLEPLRQAWHEAAAALPAPQTAPSGEGYRGVA
- the flgK gene encoding flagellar hook-associated protein FlgK; this encodes MSTFGGLNTAYSGLVAARAGLDVVGQNMANVNTEGYTRQRVTTSATNAAARAGLVAWGATPGAGVSVDGISRLGNATLDAKVRATAATAGYTAVRANALGSVENSLQEPGKAGLSTQLQEFWAAWHELSNASDPSAAAGLLLGEAGQVTTQINAGYRAVTDEWSAVRTSADALVTEVNGAAAQVAALNGIIRQTIASGGSANELIDKRDALTTTIAAITGASVRAQANGTVDVLIGGNILVSGSDVQKLTVTGPASLAAASVPGSNPVTYTPVQLEWAHHPGVPVAVDGGELAGALSLLGPANGTHTGGALAEVAASYNDFAKKLADSVNDLHLTGATSTGETGLEFFHYTEGAAALTLFVVPTTVKGVAAGTPGDGALNGINADKIAQLGTSNAADKNGAPITSPNAIWTAFVTKLGVETGIELAQASASNSSASAAVTLQLSNSSVDIDEENVNLLTFQHAYQGAARVMTAVDEMLDTLINRTGLVGR
- the fliD gene encoding flagellar filament capping protein FliD gives rise to the protein MGLSIDGLISGQDTTTLINNLIAVEAIPQTLLKGKVTAAQSYTTAVQGLNTQVATLADAATKAAKPASYDLYKATSSSSQVTATTSAGAAPGVVDVTVGRLAQNQVTVTGPVSTWPDATLTLTNAAGKATVITPASDSLDDVVTAVNAAGLGITATKVAVGAGAFRVQFSSAAPGAANGFTVTGGTVPTTQVKAAQDAQVTLWAGTSAEQAITSSSNTFTNLLPGLDVTVSVVSTTPVTLTVARDDTAITTMASGLVTGLNNIFAVITNRSAVSTTTDSTGKPVTSAGVFAGDSTIRTVNQNLITAASMPVNGHSPSEIGISITKSGTLEFDQGKFAAALAKDPAGTMKTVQEIAGRVATAAAAASDKYDGTLTATITSQESQVKTMGLEITDWDLRLTAKRSSLERTYTAMESRLGELKSQSSWLTSQIASLLPAYTGGSSS